Proteins co-encoded in one Micropterus dolomieu isolate WLL.071019.BEF.003 ecotype Adirondacks linkage group LG19, ASM2129224v1, whole genome shotgun sequence genomic window:
- the ubl3b gene encoding ubiquitin-like protein 3b, protein MTTQRDLDMVHLRLILVSGKTQDFTFSPNDSATDIAKHVFDNWPAGWEEETVSSPSILRLIFQGRFLHGNVTLGALKLPPGRTTVMHLVARETLPEPNSHGQRNREKTTESNCCLLL, encoded by the exons ATGACCACCCAGAGGGATCTTGATATG GTGCACCTCCGCCTTATTCTGGTCAGTGGGAAAACGCAAGACTTCACTTTCTCCCCAAATGACTCGGCCACAGACATTGCCAAACATGTATTTGACAACTGGCCTGCAG GATGGGAGGAGGAGACAGTGAGCAGTCCCAGCATACTGCGTCTCATCTTCCAGGGACGCTTCCTTCATGGCAACGTTACCCTGGGAG CTCTCAAGCTTCCACCGGGCCGAACAACAGTCATGCACTTGGTTGCCAGAGAGACTCTTCCAGAGCCCAACTCTCATG GTCAAAGGAACAGAGAAAAAACCACAGAGAGCAACTGCTGCCTCCTCTTGTAA